The following coding sequences are from one Anguilla rostrata isolate EN2019 chromosome 16, ASM1855537v3, whole genome shotgun sequence window:
- the LOC135242485 gene encoding uncharacterized protein LOC135242485, translating into MNPQFERSDPGVRPVLPGRHGSQRNRRVAPGRCAQRAKQKQTPSAEPGSARPLRHYPLLRTLNRIMTDQPSRPSWALGVAALSSPLLPGYKTARAGSAAQNRRQREHAELHTAASARRNAPHARMDNATYSYPTDCTPLTGCKAARKPGGSTAVNMGHAGGKAPRDYLLWSLCNTLYVNFCCLGFMALIYSVKARDQKTLGNLRGAQECSDKAKWYNILASGWNLLIPLLALVLLVLLLVHLGSAEGTYDFFGEDGYQSFMKLFSR; encoded by the exons ATGAATCCCCAGTTTGAGAGGTCAGACCCAGGCGTGCGTCCCGTTCTTCCCGGTCGCCATGGCAGCCAGCGGAATCGGCGCGTCGCCCCTGGCCGCTGCGCCCAGCGAGCGAAGCAAAAACAAACGCCCAGCGCGGAGCCCGGCTCGGCTCGACCGCTCCGACATTACCCCCTTCTGAGAACCCTTAACCGCATAATGACAGACCAGCCGTCCCGACCCAGCTGGGCCTTGGGCGTCGccgccctctcctctcctctcctcccggGGTATAAAACGGCCCGCGCGGGGAGTGCGGCGCAGAACAGACGGCAGCGCGAACACGCGGAGCTTCACACAGCAGCGAGCGCACGGAGGAACGCACCTCACGCCAGGATGGACAACGCCACGTACAGCTACCCGACGGACTGCACGCCGCTCACCGGCTGCAAGGCGGCGCGGAAACCGGGCGGCTCCACCGCCGTCAACATGGGCCACGCGGGGGGCAAGGCGCCCCGGGACTACCTGCTCTGGTCCCTCTGCAACACCCTGTACGTCAACTTCTGCTGCCTGGGCTTCATGGCCCTCATCTACTCAGTGAAG GCTCGGGACCAGAAGACCCTGGGGAACCTGAGGGGCGCTCAGGAGTGCTCGGACAAGGCCAAGTGGTACAACATCCTGGCGTCGGGCTGGAACCTGCTGATCCCGCTGCTGgcgctggtgctgctggtgctgctgctggtccACCTGGGCAGCGCCGAGGGCACCTACGACTTCTTCGGAGAGGACGGCTACCAGAGCTTCATGAAGCTGTTCAGCAGGTAG
- the LOC135241566 gene encoding uncharacterized oxidoreductase YjmC-like, whose amino-acid sequence MNMSRCLITQREVQSFIEGCMVAVGTKPGHAKSLAEVLVEGDHRGHYSHGLNRMDMYVKDIQTGICEKDGEPTIDKESAATALVNGNNLLGPVVGNFCMDLAIRKAREVGIGWVVAHGSNHFGIAGYYSMQALKENMIGMSYTNTSPLVMPTRAKECTLGTNPISVAAPAKDGDSFVLDMATSAVALGKVELHHRRGDGIPEGWGCDSQGKLSTDPGKVLNGGGLVPIGGCEETGGYKGYGLGLMVEVFCGILAGAQYSRHVRTWKVTDKVADLGQCFVAINPENFAAGFNDRMSDLLTLHRNLEPAEPDTPVLSPGDPERSNIEKCAKLGGIPYHINVVNHMNGVAKKIGVTPLLPTNVPVPE is encoded by the exons ATGAACATGAGCAG GTGTCTGATTACACAACGGGAGGTGCAGAGCTTCATCGAGGGGTGCATGGTTGCCGTGGGAACCAAGCCGGGCCACGCCAAAAGCCTGGCGGAGGTGCTGGTGGAGGGAGATCACCGAGGGCACTACAGTCACGGGCTGAACAGGATGG ACATGTATGTGAAGGACATCCAGACGGGAATCTGCGAGAAGGACGGCGAGCCCACCATCGACAAGGAGTCTGCCGCCACGGCGCTGGTCAACGGCAACAACCTGCTGGGGCCGGTGGTGGGAAACTTCTGCATGGACCTGGCCATCAGGAAGGCCCGGGAGGTCGGCATTGGCTGGGTGGTCGCACATG gCTCCAACCACTTCGGCATCGCGGGCTATTACTCCATGCAGGCGCTGAAGGAGAACATGATC GGTATGAGTTACACCAACACCTCCCCGCTGGTGATGCCGACTCGAGCCAAGGAG TGCACTCTGGGTACCAATCCGATCAGCGTGGCGGCGCCGGCGAAGGACGGGGACAGCTTTGTGCTGGACATGGCGACGTCGGCCGTGGCGCTGGGGAAG GTGGAGCTCCATCACCGGCGTGGGGACGGCATCCCTGAGGGATGGGGGTGCGACTCGCAGGGAAAGCTGAGCACGGACCCGGGAAAGGTGCTCAACGGCGGGGGCCTGGTGCCCATCGGGGGCTGCGAGGAGACCG GTGGATATAAAGGGTATGGGCTCGGGCTGATGGTGGAGGTGTTCTGTGGCATTCTGGCCGGGGCCCAGTACAGCCGGCACGTCCGCACCTGGAAAGTCACCGACAAAGTGGCTGATCTG GGTCAGTGTTTTGTGGCAATAAACCCAGAAAACTTTGCTGCAGGATTCAATGACCGGATGTCCGACCTCCTGACTTTACACAGAAACCTAGAGCCT GCGGAGCCGGATACCCCTGTTCTTTCCCCCGGAGACCCCGAGCGGTCCAACATTGAGAAGTGTGCCAAACTGGGCGGGATCCCGTACCACATCAACGTGGTCAACCACATG aATGGTGTTGCCAAAAAgattggtgtcacccccctgtTGCCCACCAACGTCCCAGTTCCGGAGTAG
- the LOC135241567 gene encoding dispanin subfamily A member 2b-like, producing MQYPSECVPMQPNTYERLKDPRDAAMINDASPRIMVAPIPPPRDHIVWSLFNFFYMNAFCLGFVALYFSIKSRDRKVVGDLEGAREYASTARCLNIVALCLTLLFVIVIVVLLAAGAIALQENIKHMMNDRH from the exons ATGCAGTACCCATCGGAGTGCGTGCCAATGCAGCCCAACACCTACGAGCGACTGAAAGATCCCCGGGATGCGGCGATGATCAACGATGCGTCGCCGCGGATAATGGTGGCACCGATTCCGCCTCCTCGGGACCACATTGTGTGGTCCCTGTTCAACTTTTTCTACATGAACGCGTTCTGCCTCGGCTTTGTGGCTCTTTATTTCTCGATTAAG tccAGAGACCGGAAGGTGGTGGGCGACTTGGAAGGGGCGCGAGAATACGCCTCCACCGCGCGCTGCCTCAACATTGTGGCGCTCTGTCTCACCCTGCTGTTCGTAATCGTCATCGTCGTCCTGCTGGCTGCGGGCGCCATCGCCCTCCAGGAAAACATCAAACACATGATGAACGATCGGCATTAG